A part of Pirellulaceae bacterium genomic DNA contains:
- a CDS encoding STAS domain-containing protein: protein MAQRYQQGSVEVIQLDDRLTTDEVSSVSGLLEAALRHRLPQVVVDLRRLRLVDSFGLQLLYDTHSQCMQRGGAVHLAAPSAMIRDVLRVTGLDQEFSIHRDVVAAAGVFAL, encoded by the coding sequence ATGGCCCAGCGCTACCAACAAGGTTCGGTCGAAGTCATTCAATTGGACGACCGCCTAACCACAGATGAAGTTTCCAGCGTGAGCGGGCTGCTGGAAGCCGCCCTGCGCCATCGACTGCCGCAAGTTGTCGTCGATCTGCGCCGCCTGCGCTTGGTCGATAGTTTCGGACTGCAATTGCTGTATGACACGCACAGTCAGTGCATGCAACGTGGTGGAGCGGTTCACTTAGCCGCACCATCGGCCATGATACGCGATGTGCTTCGCGTCACCGGCCTCGATCAAGAATTCTCCATACACCGCGATGTCGTGGCAGCGGCAGGAGTGTTTGCGCTATGA
- a CDS encoding PAS domain-containing protein, whose translation MMNTQTTLAHRDSRAVLIMFGASLVVVGFTAWAADAGHQYLPEYVCWLATAVCLVGGGLLVRERLSRLLQWNQWLSSLSQCDPQAIDAFSLPQANENEPAARGWNRLIEIGRRWQTLNELEGSLSRMLAGAERRHGPPLLDALSEGVATTDQSGTITYANAALAAICGAESGDALLGRPFVEALTTDNDAAVELRTAKPLTAIQWEVATESGKRTLQARFRQGRKSDGAAIAHVWTIRDITQQRLADQMRDQFLTTATHEFRTPLANIRAYAESLDVSDDLDTETRKRFYNVIQCESVRLSQLVDDLLDISRMQAGALALESHETDLGRLVEEVAAKVQGQVAEKQQEFRCEIPPKLPPKVCVDKGKLVASLVNLLGNAVKYTPDGGCVTFRVDIAEHKVQFTVTDTGIGISPQELPHVFDRFYRSSDERVRELTGSGLGLALSQEVARLHGGEITVESRLNHGSTFCLTIPLETNSAT comes from the coding sequence ATGATGAACACTCAGACGACTCTGGCACATCGCGATTCGCGAGCGGTGCTCATCATGTTCGGTGCCTCCCTCGTGGTGGTTGGCTTTACTGCCTGGGCCGCCGATGCGGGTCATCAGTATCTGCCAGAGTACGTGTGCTGGTTGGCAACAGCGGTCTGTCTAGTGGGTGGCGGGCTATTGGTCCGCGAACGGCTCAGTCGGCTTTTGCAATGGAATCAATGGCTCTCGAGTTTGTCACAGTGTGACCCGCAGGCCATAGATGCTTTTAGTCTGCCGCAAGCCAACGAAAACGAACCGGCAGCTCGAGGCTGGAACCGGTTGATCGAAATTGGCCGCCGGTGGCAGACTTTGAATGAGCTGGAAGGTTCACTATCGCGAATGTTGGCTGGAGCTGAGCGACGCCATGGGCCGCCGTTGTTGGACGCGCTGTCCGAAGGCGTGGCCACGACCGATCAGTCCGGGACGATAACCTACGCTAACGCAGCCTTGGCAGCCATTTGCGGTGCCGAATCCGGCGATGCGTTGCTCGGTAGACCGTTCGTCGAGGCTCTGACTACGGACAATGACGCCGCTGTTGAACTCCGCACCGCCAAACCACTTACGGCAATTCAATGGGAGGTAGCCACCGAGTCTGGCAAGCGCACTCTGCAAGCGCGCTTTCGTCAGGGCCGTAAAAGCGATGGCGCGGCGATTGCTCACGTGTGGACCATCCGCGACATTACTCAGCAGCGCCTAGCCGACCAAATGCGCGACCAATTCTTAACTACGGCGACCCACGAATTCCGGACGCCGCTGGCCAACATCCGAGCCTACGCCGAATCGCTGGACGTCAGCGATGATTTGGATACCGAAACTCGAAAGCGATTCTACAACGTCATCCAATGTGAATCGGTGCGGCTATCTCAACTGGTGGACGATTTGTTAGATATCAGTCGCATGCAGGCCGGAGCATTGGCCCTGGAATCACACGAGACAGATTTGGGACGGCTGGTTGAGGAAGTAGCCGCTAAAGTTCAAGGCCAGGTGGCTGAGAAGCAGCAAGAATTCCGCTGTGAAATACCGCCCAAATTGCCGCCCAAAGTCTGTGTAGACAAGGGCAAGCTGGTTGCATCATTGGTCAACCTGTTGGGCAACGCCGTCAAGTATACGCCGGATGGTGGCTGTGTCACGTTTCGCGTGGATATAGCTGAACACAAAGTGCAGTTCACTGTGACCGACACTGGAATTGGCATCAGCCCACAGGAGTTGCCCCATGTATTCGATCGTTTCTATCGCAGCTCGGACGAACGCGTTCGCGAATTGACCGGTAGCGGCCTAGGCTTGGCGCTGAGCCAAGAGGTGGCTCGGCTGCACGGTGGCGAAATCACGGTCGAAAGCCGACTGAATCATGGCAGCACCTTCTGTCTGACTATTCCGCTGGAAACCAATTCGGCCACTTAG
- a CDS encoding response regulator, producing the protein MINQRRALVAEDDRALADIMRLSLVRAGYDVLVAHDGQKALNLAREIRFDVIVSDLQMPRLNGEQFLTSVRAGSESSAAKLILCSAKAYELGTESFAPELNLTAVFYKPFSLCELINTLQAAIEPTPEVPA; encoded by the coding sequence ATGATAAATCAACGCAGGGCTCTAGTTGCCGAAGACGATCGCGCACTGGCGGACATCATGCGCCTGTCGTTGGTTCGCGCGGGCTACGATGTCTTGGTTGCGCATGATGGTCAAAAGGCACTCAATCTGGCCCGAGAAATTAGATTCGACGTTATTGTCAGCGACCTGCAAATGCCGCGTTTGAACGGCGAACAGTTCTTGACCAGTGTCCGAGCTGGCAGCGAATCCAGCGCAGCCAAGCTGATTCTGTGTTCGGCCAAAGCCTATGAACTAGGAACAGAAAGCTTTGCACCAGAACTCAATTTAACCGCCGTGTTTTACAAGCCCTTTAGCCTGTGCGAATTAATCAATACCTTACAAGCTGCCATCGAACCGACGCCTGAGGTACCGGCTTAA
- a CDS encoding prepilin-type N-terminal cleavage/methylation domain-containing protein — protein sequence MRYEVEATRRRRAFTLVELVIVILIIGILAAVAAPKMFDTTTAARSNSTRHSLSVLRNAVELHRAALGTLPGDAGTMADLKADLTPFLQGQFPSSEIGNKNSDVRIQNTGAALAVSGTQAWAYDNQSGQFIVNHASASDW from the coding sequence ATGAGATACGAAGTTGAAGCAACTCGCCGACGTAGGGCCTTCACACTGGTCGAGCTGGTGATTGTCATCCTGATTATAGGGATTTTGGCAGCCGTCGCGGCTCCCAAGATGTTCGACACGACAACCGCTGCGCGATCAAATTCAACACGGCACAGCTTGTCAGTGCTGCGCAATGCGGTGGAGCTTCATCGCGCTGCGCTGGGAACGCTGCCAGGTGATGCGGGGACAATGGCCGATCTCAAGGCTGATCTGACGCCGTTTCTGCAAGGGCAATTTCCGTCATCAGAAATTGGCAACAAAAACTCAGACGTACGCATACAAAACACCGGCGCGGCGCTGGCAGTTTCTGGAACACAAGCTTGGGCGTATGACAATCAGTCAGGCCAATTCATCGTAAACCACGCCTCCGCCAGCGACTGGTGA
- a CDS encoding HD domain-containing protein, translated as MQSVLSEAFNTKLSIWCRHSDGWRSEIPWESNPAIEESRWASVQLWLDDLVEQLPDMPQVLPLDGQRVFVAAVSMNDVGVTEVVGGVAPLDPLQLATRAAELAVQKVDAADLHELHDQYAARLSTSYEELCFLRRLSKHVEFCMANRSLVDVAKTTLTELFDLIQVQGLALLQINNQDSVRCESFVDIAVAEGALPHDAEQWRQFIAELGPRSRRVLVKNFNSQMNSQEVIKAPQGVRSMALVPIQKEGQVFGWLLAVNKRSHGGEKDLLINSLGHDELGSMEASLLEVAAQLLASHASNSQLFQELEQLVVSSIHTLVGIVEAKDEYTCGHSHRVALVARQLAQQLNLPADECEDIYTSGLLHDVGKIGVRDEVLLKSGKLTYEEFNEIKQHPVIGAHLLRGLKPLANYFPACSITTRP; from the coding sequence ATGCAATCAGTATTGTCTGAGGCTTTCAATACAAAGCTCAGTATCTGGTGTCGTCATTCTGACGGATGGCGTTCAGAGATACCTTGGGAGTCAAACCCGGCGATCGAAGAGTCGCGGTGGGCAAGTGTGCAATTGTGGTTGGACGATTTGGTCGAACAATTGCCTGATATGCCGCAGGTGTTGCCACTGGACGGACAGCGAGTATTCGTGGCGGCAGTTTCAATGAATGACGTTGGTGTGACCGAAGTTGTGGGAGGTGTTGCGCCACTCGATCCGCTTCAACTGGCGACGCGCGCCGCTGAATTGGCTGTCCAAAAAGTGGATGCGGCCGATCTACACGAGCTGCACGATCAGTATGCAGCCAGGCTGTCAACCAGTTACGAAGAGTTGTGTTTTCTGCGCCGCTTGTCCAAGCATGTCGAGTTTTGCATGGCCAATCGCTCCTTGGTAGATGTGGCTAAAACCACATTGACCGAGCTTTTCGATTTGATTCAGGTCCAAGGCTTAGCCTTGCTACAAATTAACAATCAGGACTCGGTACGCTGCGAGAGTTTCGTGGATATTGCTGTCGCAGAGGGAGCCTTGCCGCATGATGCTGAGCAATGGCGACAGTTCATTGCTGAACTCGGTCCGCGCAGTCGTCGCGTCTTGGTAAAGAATTTCAATAGTCAGATGAACTCGCAGGAAGTGATCAAGGCCCCGCAGGGTGTGCGCTCTATGGCTTTAGTCCCCATTCAAAAGGAAGGCCAAGTATTTGGCTGGCTGTTGGCAGTCAACAAGCGTTCTCATGGGGGTGAAAAGGACTTGCTTATCAATTCGTTGGGTCATGATGAATTGGGGTCGATGGAGGCATCGCTGTTGGAAGTGGCCGCCCAGTTGTTGGCCTCACACGCCTCGAATAGTCAGCTGTTTCAAGAACTAGAACAGTTAGTGGTCAGTTCGATCCATACGCTGGTAGGCATTGTTGAAGCCAAGGACGAATATACCTGCGGTCACAGCCACCGCGTTGCACTGGTTGCCCGCCAACTCGCCCAACAGTTGAACTTGCCGGCTGACGAATGCGAAGACATCTATACATCGGGGTTGCTGCATGACGTCGGTAAAATTGGCGTGCGCGATGAAGTGTTACTCAAGTCTGGGAAGTTGACCTACGAAGAATTTAACGAGATTAAACAACACCCGGTTATCGGGGCTCATTTGTTGCGCGGACTTAAGCCCTTGGCAAACTACTTCCCGGCGTGCTCTATCACCACGAGGCCGTAG